CGACCGAAGCGCAGTGGCAGGCGCTCTGCCGCGCCACGGGCAATGCTGGCTGGCTCGCCGATCCGCGCTTCGCGCCGGTTGCCGCGCGGCAGGCCAACCGCGCGGCGCTGGAAGCGGCGCTCGCCGCCTGGACCGGCGAACACGAGGTGGCGGAGATCGAGCAGTGCTTGCAGGCGGCCGGCGTACCCGTGCATCGGGTGAGCAGCAGCGCGGATCTGCTCGCCGATCCGCAGCTTGCACAGCGCCGCCACCTGCAAGACGCCGAGCACCCGCTGCTGGGGCCGGTGCCGCTGGAGGGCGCCCGCGCGATCTTTTCGCGCACGCCGGCGCGTCCGCCAACCACCGGCCCCACCTACGGCCAGCACACGCAGCAGGTGCTGCGCGATCTGCTCGGCCTCGCGGACGAGGAGATCGTGGAGCTGACCGTGGCCGGCGTGCTGGAATAGCGCGCCCGCGGCGGCGCATCCGGCCAGCCGCGTGGAGGCCTAAGCCGGCGCGAGGGACTGGTTGCGGGCGATCGAATGGTCTGGACCTTTGCCCGGGTTAGCGAGCAGGCAGCGCCGTTTGCGCCAGGCGGGCGGGCTGGTCTTCGACGCCGGGCATGATCCAGGGCACGCGCGGTGCCGGGGCGACCAGCGTCGCGCCCGGCCGCAGCGTCTGGCCGTCGAGCGAG
The window above is part of the Dehalococcoidia bacterium genome. Proteins encoded here:
- a CDS encoding CoA transferase, with the translated sequence TEAQWQALCRATGNAGWLADPRFAPVAARQANRAALEAALAAWTGEHEVAEIEQCLQAAGVPVHRVSSSADLLADPQLAQRRHLQDAEHPLLGPVPLEGARAIFSRTPARPPTTGPTYGQHTQQVLRDLLGLADEEIVELTVAGVLE